A single region of the Vibrio chagasii genome encodes:
- the hppD gene encoding 4-hydroxyphenylpyruvate dioxygenase: protein MVESYNPLGTDGFEFVEYTAVDHKGIEQLKALFVSLGFAEIAKHRSKEAWLYRQGDINFIVNEQPHSQAEAFAKVHGPSVCGMAFRVNDATTAMTQASSGGGEEYKTEIGPMELSIPAIYGIGESLLYFVDRYGKQSIYDVDFRFYDDAEERMAKADVGLYEIDHLTHNVKQGNMDLWSGFYERIGNFREIRYFDIEGKLTGLVSRAMTSPCGKIRIPINESSDDKSQIEEFIREYNGEGIQHIALATDDIYKTVKTLRDRGMDFMPTPDTYYEKVDERVKGHGEDTDLLRELRVLIDGAPTKDGILLQIFTQTVIGPVFFEIIQRKGNEGFGEGNFKALFESIEEDQIRRGVLDDA from the coding sequence ATGGTGGAGTCATACAACCCGCTTGGTACGGATGGATTCGAGTTTGTTGAATACACAGCTGTCGACCACAAGGGAATTGAGCAACTTAAAGCGCTGTTTGTGTCACTGGGTTTTGCCGAGATCGCTAAGCACCGTTCAAAAGAGGCTTGGCTTTATCGACAAGGTGACATCAACTTTATCGTCAATGAACAACCACACAGCCAAGCTGAAGCGTTCGCTAAAGTTCACGGCCCATCGGTGTGTGGCATGGCGTTTCGTGTTAACGATGCAACCACGGCAATGACACAGGCGTCTAGCGGTGGTGGGGAAGAGTACAAGACAGAAATCGGGCCAATGGAACTGAGCATTCCTGCCATTTACGGTATCGGTGAAAGTCTGCTTTATTTCGTTGACCGTTACGGCAAGCAGAGCATCTATGATGTTGATTTCCGATTCTATGATGATGCGGAAGAGCGCATGGCAAAAGCTGATGTAGGCCTCTACGAGATTGATCACCTTACGCACAACGTGAAACAAGGCAATATGGACCTGTGGTCTGGTTTTTATGAGCGTATCGGTAACTTCCGCGAGATTCGATACTTTGATATCGAAGGTAAGCTGACAGGCCTTGTGAGCCGAGCAATGACCTCCCCATGTGGTAAAATCCGCATCCCTATCAATGAGTCTTCAGACGACAAATCACAAATTGAAGAGTTCATCCGCGAATACAACGGTGAAGGCATTCAACACATCGCACTTGCGACAGATGACATCTACAAAACAGTGAAAACTCTGCGTGATCGCGGCATGGACTTTATGCCAACGCCAGACACCTACTACGAGAAAGTTGATGAGCGCGTTAAAGGCCACGGAGAAGACACTGATCTGCTGCGTGAGCTTCGTGTTCTGATTGATGGTGCACCGACGAAAGACGGCATCTTGCTGCAAATTTTCACACAGACGGTTATTGGGCCTGTGTTCTTTGAAATCATTCAGCGTAAAGGCAATGAAGGCTTTGGTGAAGGCAACTTCAAGGCGCTGTTTGAATCGATCGAAGAGGACCAGATTCGTCGAGGAGTATTAGACGATGCATAA
- a CDS encoding ABC transporter ATP-binding protein, with translation MSYVNAINLTKRFGDNTVFEDIEFSIEKGEFITLLGPSGCGKSTLLRSLAGLNPVDGGEIWVNGEEITHQVPQERGIGMVFQSYALFPNMTVEGNIAFGLKMKKLAADEIKREVAKVIGLVDLSGKEKFYPHQLSGGQRQRVALARALVVKPRILLLDEPLSALDAKIRKHLRQQIRDIQKEMNLTTIFVTHDQEEAMIMSDRIFLMNKGEIVQAGTPEEIYTQPANEFVAGFMGHYNLVQANKAKQLFDIETEWKVAIRPESIYVKEQGRQYGEHISAPKTGTIRNHQLLGNVIRYQVDVDECELTVDLLNRSSERLLANGSQLELLFNLNEIQPVRA, from the coding sequence ATGAGCTATGTAAATGCGATAAACCTCACCAAGCGTTTTGGTGACAACACAGTATTTGAAGACATTGAATTTTCCATCGAGAAGGGGGAATTCATCACGTTACTTGGCCCAAGTGGCTGTGGTAAATCAACGCTGCTACGTAGCTTAGCAGGCCTAAATCCGGTCGATGGTGGCGAGATTTGGGTGAATGGTGAAGAGATCACTCACCAAGTGCCGCAAGAGCGTGGCATTGGCATGGTGTTTCAATCTTATGCGCTGTTCCCGAACATGACGGTTGAGGGCAACATTGCGTTTGGCCTTAAAATGAAAAAGCTTGCTGCTGACGAGATCAAGCGCGAAGTGGCGAAAGTGATTGGGCTAGTGGACTTATCGGGCAAAGAGAAGTTCTACCCGCATCAGTTATCAGGTGGTCAGCGTCAGCGTGTGGCTTTGGCCAGAGCCTTGGTGGTCAAGCCGCGTATTTTATTGCTTGATGAACCACTTTCAGCGCTGGATGCGAAGATCCGTAAACATCTACGCCAACAGATCCGAGATATCCAAAAAGAGATGAATCTGACCACGATCTTCGTGACTCACGATCAAGAAGAAGCGATGATCATGTCTGACCGTATCTTCCTGATGAATAAAGGCGAGATTGTCCAAGCGGGCACACCTGAAGAGATCTACACTCAACCAGCTAATGAGTTTGTGGCAGGGTTCATGGGACACTACAACTTGGTGCAGGCGAACAAGGCTAAGCAGCTGTTCGATATTGAAACCGAGTGGAAAGTGGCGATTCGACCTGAATCTATCTACGTTAAAGAGCAAGGCCGACAATATGGCGAACATATCTCTGCGCCGAAGACCGGCACCATTCGCAACCACCAGCTTTTGGGCAACGTGATTCGCTACCAAGTGGACGTTGATGAGTGTGAATTAACGGTCGACTTACTTAACCGTTCTTCTGAACGACTGTTGGCAAACGGCAGCCAACTTGAACTCCTGTTTAACCTTAACGAAATTCAACCAGTGAGAGCCTAA
- a CDS encoding ABC transporter permease, which produces MSSSVITQSDGSALKPQTKSWFKRFKPALWLAPFALFFYLFQLAPMVWVLINSFFYDDELSLENYSEIFDSAFMMQAFGNSSWLSIWSSIVGLAIATLLVSSLRRVDSKIRDAVIAFTNMSSNFSGVPLSFAFIIILGTNGAITLLLKQYGLLGDFDLYGKWGLLAIYIYFQIPLAVLLLYPAFDALSDDWQAASALLGAKTWQYWTKVALPVLSPALFGTFIILIANAIGAYASVYALTSGNYNVITIRIASLVSGDLFLEPNLAAAISVILMAMLAFITVINQWLISKSYAGKRK; this is translated from the coding sequence ATGAGCAGTTCTGTAATCACGCAGAGCGATGGCTCTGCCCTTAAACCTCAAACCAAATCTTGGTTCAAACGCTTCAAGCCCGCTTTGTGGCTTGCGCCTTTCGCCCTGTTTTTCTATCTGTTCCAGCTAGCACCTATGGTCTGGGTGCTGATCAACAGCTTCTTCTACGACGATGAGCTTTCTCTCGAAAACTACTCTGAAATATTCGATTCTGCCTTCATGATGCAGGCCTTCGGCAACAGTTCATGGTTGTCGATTTGGTCGAGTATTGTCGGCTTGGCGATTGCGACTCTGCTCGTTTCTTCATTGCGCCGCGTTGATTCTAAAATCCGCGATGCGGTGATTGCTTTCACCAATATGAGCAGCAACTTCTCTGGGGTGCCTCTGTCGTTCGCCTTCATCATCATCTTAGGCACCAATGGTGCAATCACCTTATTGCTCAAGCAGTACGGATTGCTGGGTGACTTCGACTTGTACGGCAAGTGGGGCTTGCTGGCGATTTACATCTACTTCCAGATTCCACTGGCGGTGTTGTTGCTGTATCCAGCGTTTGATGCCCTTAGTGACGACTGGCAAGCGGCCTCAGCGTTGCTTGGTGCGAAAACCTGGCAATACTGGACCAAAGTTGCGCTTCCTGTGCTGTCTCCGGCCTTATTTGGCACCTTCATCATCTTGATTGCTAATGCGATTGGCGCGTATGCAAGCGTGTATGCGTTGACCTCGGGTAACTACAACGTGATTACGATTCGTATAGCGAGCTTGGTATCGGGCGATTTGTTCCTAGAACCTAATCTAGCTGCGGCGATCTCCGTGATTCTGATGGCGATGCTGGCCTTCATCACAGTGATTAACCAATGGCTGATCAGCAAAAGCTACGCAGGGAAGAGAAAGTAA
- a CDS encoding HAD family hydrolase yields the protein MFKPLYVFDMDETLINADAAMLWNEFLVEKGIATAPKFIEEDQRLMGLYSEGKLNMEDYLEFAMEPLADMPTEQVRALVEECVEQYILPRQFKQSKSLIEQLERDDIDMLIISASVTFLVKAVGRKIGIENALGIDLVENQGRFTSQILGVPSYREGKVTRLKEWLDNQETNYSDIHFYTDSINDLPLCEHADFAYLVNPCPRLKALADKPNWSILNWD from the coding sequence ATGTTCAAACCTTTGTATGTATTTGATATGGACGAAACGCTGATCAATGCCGATGCAGCGATGCTCTGGAATGAATTCTTGGTTGAAAAGGGCATTGCTACAGCACCGAAATTTATTGAAGAAGACCAACGCTTAATGGGCTTATATTCAGAAGGTAAGCTGAACATGGAAGACTACCTCGAGTTTGCTATGGAGCCACTGGCTGACATGCCGACTGAGCAAGTCAGGGCTTTGGTGGAAGAGTGTGTTGAGCAGTATATTTTACCTAGGCAGTTCAAACAGTCGAAATCATTAATAGAGCAGCTTGAGCGTGACGATATCGACATGTTGATCATCTCAGCGAGCGTCACTTTTTTAGTAAAAGCAGTGGGCCGTAAGATTGGTATCGAGAATGCACTCGGTATCGATTTGGTAGAAAACCAAGGCCGTTTTACTTCTCAAATATTAGGCGTGCCAAGCTACCGAGAAGGTAAAGTCACCCGTTTGAAAGAGTGGTTAGATAATCAAGAAACTAACTATTCAGACATTCACTTTTATACCGATTCAATCAACGACTTACCTTTGTGTGAACACGCTGATTTTGCGTATTTAGTGAACCCATGCCCGCGTTTGAAAGCACTGGCCGATAAACCGAATTGGTCGATTCTGAACTGGGATTAA
- a CDS encoding ABC transporter permease: MNTVNTHFHKTVVYSIVGIMMIPILATFIYSISSRWGATILPDGFTLDWYINLLTDPRFLQAFGRSLFICVAALSLSVVLILPAIFVVFYYFPKLDKVMNIMILLPFAVPSVVSSVGLLQLYADSEISLIGTPWILIGTYFTIALPFMYRAIANSFEAINLHDLMDAAHLLGASTTKAFLLIILPNLKKGLMASLFLSFSFLLGEFVFANILVGTRYETLQIYLYNMRQTSGHFTSALVMTYFLFIFLLTWLASRFSQGTK, translated from the coding sequence ATGAATACTGTAAATACTCACTTTCATAAAACGGTTGTCTATTCGATCGTTGGTATCATGATGATCCCGATCTTAGCGACCTTCATCTACTCGATCTCTTCACGTTGGGGCGCCACGATCTTGCCTGATGGCTTTACTTTGGATTGGTACATCAACCTGCTGACGGATCCTCGCTTCTTACAAGCCTTTGGCCGTTCACTGTTTATCTGTGTAGCGGCGTTGTCACTGAGTGTGGTGTTGATTCTGCCTGCGATTTTCGTGGTGTTTTACTATTTCCCGAAACTCGACAAGGTCATGAATATCATGATCTTATTACCGTTCGCGGTGCCATCAGTGGTGTCGTCGGTGGGTTTGCTTCAGCTGTATGCCGATAGCGAAATCTCACTGATAGGCACACCATGGATTCTGATTGGTACTTACTTCACCATCGCGCTGCCATTTATGTATCGCGCGATTGCCAACAGCTTTGAAGCGATCAATCTGCACGACTTGATGGACGCGGCTCACCTGCTCGGCGCAAGCACCACCAAGGCATTCTTGCTGATTATTCTGCCAAACCTTAAGAAAGGCTTAATGGCATCGCTGTTCTTGTCGTTCTCGTTCCTACTTGGCGAGTTCGTGTTTGCCAACATCTTGGTTGGTACACGTTACGAGACACTGCAAATCTACCTATACAACATGCGTCAAACCAGCGGTCACTTCACGTCAGCCCTTGTGATGACGTACTTCCTGTTTATTTTCTTACTGACTTGGTTGGCAAGTCGTTTCAGCCAAGGAACCAAATAA
- a CDS encoding homogentisate 1,2-dioxygenase, with protein MHKWISFPHREGVCSKQAHADFPEEAIYEREAGRSGFFGPAAHFHHQHAPTGWSEWEGDLRPRAFDFTLVEKASQITPWAVPHLLHNADCKIRVWRMDEKMDFLVRNSDGDELLFIHQGRADFYCDYGHLEVSEGDYVMIPRSTNWRLEPSEPMFILMIENTDAAYSLPEKGMVGNHAVFDPAVLEIPSINDQFRAQYSEDQTQVQVKRHEKVSVITYPFNPLDAVGWHGDLAVVKVNWRDIRPLMSHRYHLPPSAHTTFVGAGFVVCTFVPRPIESDPGALKVPFYHNNDDYDEVLFYHAGDFFSRDNIEAGMVTFHPAGFTHGPHPKAFKAGQAYKKKFTDEVAVMIDTRHALQFSDELDSVENKEYVYSWQEK; from the coding sequence ATGCATAAATGGATCTCGTTTCCTCATCGGGAGGGGGTGTGCTCTAAACAAGCGCATGCTGATTTCCCCGAAGAGGCTATCTATGAGCGAGAGGCGGGCCGAAGTGGTTTCTTCGGCCCTGCCGCTCACTTCCATCACCAACATGCGCCGACAGGTTGGTCTGAGTGGGAGGGCGACTTACGCCCTCGCGCTTTTGATTTTACGCTGGTGGAAAAAGCCAGTCAGATAACCCCTTGGGCTGTGCCTCATCTTTTGCACAACGCGGACTGCAAAATTCGCGTATGGCGCATGGATGAGAAGATGGATTTCTTGGTACGTAACTCCGATGGCGATGAACTACTGTTCATTCACCAAGGCAGGGCTGATTTCTATTGCGACTATGGTCATTTAGAGGTGAGTGAAGGGGATTACGTGATGATCCCGCGTTCGACCAATTGGCGCTTGGAGCCAAGTGAACCAATGTTCATCCTGATGATTGAGAACACCGACGCCGCTTATTCCTTGCCAGAGAAGGGCATGGTCGGCAATCACGCGGTGTTTGATCCGGCGGTTCTTGAAATCCCATCGATTAACGATCAATTCCGCGCTCAGTATTCAGAAGATCAAACTCAAGTGCAGGTGAAACGCCACGAAAAAGTCAGTGTGATCACTTATCCGTTCAATCCTTTAGACGCGGTTGGCTGGCATGGTGATTTGGCCGTGGTGAAAGTGAATTGGCGCGATATCAGACCGCTGATGTCACATCGCTACCACTTGCCACCGTCTGCACATACCACCTTTGTTGGCGCAGGCTTTGTGGTTTGTACCTTTGTGCCACGCCCGATAGAGAGCGACCCTGGTGCGCTGAAAGTGCCGTTCTACCATAACAACGATGATTACGATGAAGTGCTTTTCTATCACGCTGGAGACTTTTTCAGTCGTGACAATATTGAAGCGGGCATGGTGACTTTCCACCCTGCTGGCTTCACTCATGGTCCTCACCCGAAAGCCTTTAAGGCTGGGCAAGCATATAAGAAAAAGTTTACCGACGAAGTGGCTGTGATGATTGATACCCGTCATGCACTGCAGTTTTCTGATGAGCTCGATAGCGTTGAGAACAAAGAATATGTCTACAGTTGGCAAGAGAAGTAA
- the maiA gene encoding maleylacetoacetate isomerase, translated as MNKKITLYGYWRSSAAYRVRIGLNLKQLSYESKSVHLVRNGGEQHDPQYRDLNASELVPVLVDGDVQLNQSLTILQYLDESYLCESSPDSLLIPEQTPLRYQALAMAQDIAMEIHPLNNLRVLQYLERELSCEQEAKMDWLHHWMSQGFHALEEKLAKHRKVYGDSVYSLTDSPCIVDICLVPQVYNALRFDVDMSPYPLINSIVAACNQLPAFIDAMPENQADANV; from the coding sequence ATGAACAAGAAGATCACGCTCTATGGTTATTGGCGCTCTTCGGCAGCCTATCGAGTGCGTATTGGGTTGAATCTAAAGCAACTTAGCTATGAGTCGAAATCGGTGCATTTAGTGCGTAATGGTGGCGAGCAGCATGATCCACAATATCGTGATCTCAATGCCAGTGAATTGGTGCCAGTGCTGGTGGATGGTGACGTTCAACTCAATCAGTCGCTGACGATTTTACAATACTTGGACGAGAGCTATTTGTGTGAGAGCAGCCCAGATTCCTTGTTGATTCCAGAGCAAACACCACTGCGTTACCAAGCGTTGGCGATGGCTCAGGATATTGCGATGGAAATTCACCCTCTGAACAATCTGCGTGTGCTGCAGTATTTGGAGAGAGAATTGTCGTGTGAACAAGAGGCGAAAATGGATTGGCTTCATCATTGGATGAGCCAGGGGTTCCATGCTTTAGAAGAGAAGTTGGCTAAACACAGAAAAGTGTACGGTGACTCAGTGTATAGCCTCACGGATTCACCTTGTATCGTCGATATTTGCTTAGTGCCGCAAGTTTACAATGCGCTGCGCTTTGATGTGGATATGTCGCCTTATCCGCTGATTAACTCGATTGTTGCAGCGTGTAACCAGTTACCTGCGTTCATTGATGCTATGCCAGAGAATCAGGCGGATGCGAACGTATAG
- a CDS encoding ABC transporter substrate-binding protein, producing MKTLLSRSTVSPAKMIGATLITATLSMPAMAKDADLESLIEAAQKEGAVYSVGMPDSWANWKGTWADLKANYGLKHQDTDMSSAQEISKFEAEKRNATADIGDVGFAFARVAVKKDVTQPYKPSTWNDIPDWAKDKDGHWALAYTGTISFISNNNLVKDAPKSWSDLLEGDYKVTVGDVGVAAQANNAILAAAFANGGDESNLKPAIKFFGELAKQGRLSYTDPSIANLEKGEVEVAIMWDFNALNYRDKIDRERFTVNIPQDGSVISGYTTIINKYAKNPNAAKLAREYIFSDQGQINLAEGYARPIRSNVTLPQSVQDKLISNEQYSNVHPVTDFSAWEKSARRLPRQWQESVLIHQQ from the coding sequence GCAACACTTTCAATGCCAGCGATGGCGAAAGATGCTGATCTTGAGTCACTGATTGAAGCCGCTCAAAAAGAGGGTGCGGTTTACAGTGTGGGCATGCCAGACAGTTGGGCAAACTGGAAAGGCACATGGGCTGATCTGAAAGCGAACTACGGTTTGAAGCATCAGGATACAGACATGAGCTCAGCACAAGAGATCTCGAAATTTGAAGCAGAGAAAAGAAATGCAACCGCAGATATCGGTGACGTTGGCTTCGCCTTTGCACGTGTTGCGGTGAAGAAAGACGTGACTCAGCCATACAAGCCAAGTACTTGGAATGATATTCCGGATTGGGCGAAAGACAAAGATGGTCACTGGGCTCTGGCTTATACGGGCACTATCTCATTTATCTCAAACAACAATCTTGTTAAAGACGCACCAAAATCTTGGAGTGACCTACTAGAAGGCGATTACAAAGTCACTGTTGGTGACGTAGGTGTCGCAGCACAAGCTAACAACGCGATTCTAGCGGCAGCATTTGCGAATGGCGGTGACGAGTCGAACCTAAAACCGGCGATTAAGTTCTTTGGTGAACTAGCGAAGCAAGGCCGCCTATCTTACACCGACCCAAGCATTGCGAACCTTGAAAAAGGTGAAGTGGAAGTCGCGATCATGTGGGATTTCAACGCACTGAACTACCGCGACAAGATTGACCGTGAGCGCTTCACTGTAAATATTCCACAAGATGGTTCAGTGATCTCTGGTTACACCACCATCATCAACAAATATGCGAAGAACCCGAATGCCGCGAAGCTGGCTCGTGAATACATCTTCAGTGACCAAGGCCAGATCAACCTAGCTGAAGGTTACGCGCGCCCAATCCGTAGCAACGTGACGCTTCCTCAATCAGTACAAGACAAGCTGATCTCGAACGAGCAATACAGCAACGTTCATCCAGTCACTGACTTCTCAGCATGGGAAAAATCAGCACGTCGCCTGCCGCGCCAATGGCAAGAAAGCGTCTTGATTCATCAGCAGTAA
- a CDS encoding fumarylacetoacetate hydrolase family protein, with protein sequence MKLATKKNGTRDGLLMVVSRDLKQCVPATDIFHAMHLTPTMQVALDNWDSVAPQLEELYNSINTGHVTGSEVFAPHYCESPLPRAYQWADGSAYVNHVELVRKARGAEMPESFWVDPLMYQGGSDSFIGPHDNIEFASDEWGIDFEGEVAVVTGDVPMGASAEQAHDSIRLLMLVNDVSLRGLIPAELAKGFGFFQSKPSSAFSPVAVTPDELREHWKGSKVHLPLTSTYNDTPFGCPNAGVDMTFNFAELIVHAAKTRPLSAGAIIGSGTVSNKQGTDHGTSIAEGGVGYSCIAEVRMIETIRDGKPLTQFMSFGDSIKLEMFDEAGDSIFGAIDQKVSQYRQP encoded by the coding sequence ATGAAATTAGCAACCAAGAAAAATGGTACTCGCGATGGTCTATTGATGGTCGTGAGTAGAGATCTAAAACAGTGTGTGCCAGCGACGGATATTTTCCACGCGATGCATCTGACGCCGACAATGCAAGTCGCTCTGGATAACTGGGACAGCGTTGCACCTCAGTTAGAGGAGCTATACAACTCGATCAACACTGGTCATGTAACGGGCAGTGAAGTGTTTGCGCCTCATTATTGTGAATCGCCTCTGCCACGCGCTTATCAATGGGCGGATGGCAGCGCGTATGTAAACCACGTTGAGCTGGTGCGTAAGGCTCGTGGCGCTGAAATGCCAGAAAGCTTCTGGGTTGACCCGCTCATGTATCAAGGTGGCTCAGATTCGTTTATTGGCCCACATGACAATATTGAATTTGCCAGTGACGAGTGGGGTATCGATTTTGAGGGCGAAGTCGCGGTGGTTACCGGAGATGTGCCAATGGGTGCAAGTGCCGAGCAAGCGCATGATTCGATTCGTCTGCTGATGCTAGTGAATGATGTGTCGTTGCGTGGTTTGATTCCTGCTGAGCTCGCTAAGGGCTTTGGTTTCTTCCAGTCTAAACCGTCTTCAGCGTTCTCTCCGGTTGCCGTTACGCCTGATGAGTTGAGGGAACATTGGAAAGGGAGCAAGGTGCACCTGCCACTGACTTCAACCTACAACGACACGCCTTTTGGTTGTCCAAATGCAGGTGTGGATATGACCTTCAATTTCGCGGAGCTGATTGTCCATGCTGCGAAAACTCGTCCACTGTCGGCTGGTGCAATCATTGGCTCTGGCACGGTATCGAACAAACAAGGCACTGACCACGGCACCTCGATTGCAGAAGGTGGTGTAGGCTACTCCTGCATTGCTGAAGTACGCATGATAGAGACAATTCGTGATGGTAAGCCGTTGACTCAGTTCATGTCGTTTGGTGACTCGATTAAGCTTGAGATGTTTGATGAGGCTGGTGACTCGATCTTTGGCGCGATTGACCAAAAAGTCAGTCAATATCGACAGCCATAA
- a CDS encoding alkaline phosphatase family protein, with product MSNKVILVVLDGLNYQVARDCMGYLNGLLELSDLQEKQGDSLNVSTPKHKLRATLYPMQCELPSMSRPLYECILTGVRPVESGIVNNQIVRLSNHESIFSLAKSQGKVTAAAAYHWVSELYNRAPFDAVRDRFTNDETMNIQHGCFYHWDHYPDEALFLDAEHLRVTHQPDFLLIHPMNIDDMGHKHGLDSRQYRNSARGADIYLSNYLEKWVDDGYQVIITSDHGMNNDLSHGGILPEEREVPFFVIGDKFTHQACSVKQTDICGSVCQLLNLEHDKSYTQELLAL from the coding sequence ATGAGCAATAAGGTTATCCTTGTTGTTCTAGATGGACTGAATTATCAGGTAGCCCGTGATTGCATGGGCTACCTGAACGGTCTTCTAGAACTGAGCGATCTTCAGGAAAAACAAGGCGACTCGCTAAATGTGAGCACGCCAAAACACAAGCTTCGCGCCACACTTTACCCAATGCAGTGTGAGCTGCCGTCCATGTCACGTCCACTGTATGAATGCATCTTAACCGGAGTTCGCCCCGTTGAGAGTGGCATCGTTAACAACCAAATTGTGCGTTTATCGAATCACGAATCGATTTTTAGCTTGGCCAAGTCACAGGGCAAAGTAACAGCTGCCGCGGCGTATCACTGGGTGAGTGAGCTGTATAACCGAGCGCCATTTGATGCGGTGCGTGATCGCTTTACCAACGACGAAACCATGAACATTCAACATGGCTGTTTCTACCACTGGGACCACTACCCAGATGAAGCCTTGTTCTTGGATGCTGAGCATTTGCGTGTCACCCATCAGCCGGACTTCTTGCTGATTCACCCAATGAACATTGACGACATGGGCCACAAGCACGGGTTGGACTCTCGCCAATATCGCAATAGTGCACGTGGCGCGGATATTTACCTATCGAACTACCTTGAGAAATGGGTTGACGATGGTTATCAGGTGATCATCACCAGTGACCACGGCATGAATAATGACTTATCACACGGTGGCATTCTGCCTGAAGAACGTGAAGTGCCATTCTTTGTGATTGGCGATAAGTTCACACACCAAGCCTGTTCAGTGAAACAGACTGATATTTGCGGCAGTGTGTGTCAGCTACTCAACCTTGAACACGATAAATCTTACACTCAGGAATTGTTGGCCCTATGA